In Pseudomonadota bacterium, the DNA window GACGCGCCCGAGCCAGACGGCCGGATGCGGAATACGATCCCAGAGCCATTTCGGCTCCCCGAAGATCGCGTCGAGGACCATGGCGAGGGCGAGGATCATGACGACGGGACGGCGCTCCCGCGGCTGGCGGTGCCAGCACGGATCGCCCCGCCCGCCGTCCCCCCCGCAGTCTCGAGGGCGCGCTCCAGTTGCTCCCAACGCCCGCTGGGGGGCATGCCGAGACGGAGCCACGCGCGCGAATAGGGAAAGACCCGGGTGAGAACGTGGTGTTGCGCGAGGGCGTCATGCACGGCTGCCGCATCGGCGACGTCGTAGAGCCGAAAGAGAGTCGTGCCGCCGATGGCGCGCGCGCCATGGCCCAGAAGAAGCGCATCAAGGCGCGCGGCGTCCTTGGCGAGGCGGATGCGCGTGGCGGCGGCCCAGGCCTCATCTTCGAGCGCGCGCGCCCCGATCTCGAGCGCGGGCCCGGGAACGGCCCAGGGCCCCAGCCGCGCGGCGAGGGCGTCGATCAAGGCGGGATCGCCGATGGCGAAGCCGAGGCGCAGGCCCGCGAGCCCCCAGAACTTGCCGAAGCTCTTCAGCACGATGCGGCCGGGTCGCGCGGCTTCTGCGATGTGGCTTGCCTCGGGCGTGACGTCGCAAAAGCTCTCGTCGATGACCGAGAACGGCGCGTTGGGCGCGGGATAGAGCGCGCCGTCGGGATTGTTGGGATGCACGATGACGGCGGCGGGCGCGTTTTCGCCGATCTCCCAGCCCGCGTACCGGAAGCTGGCGGCGTGCTCGTTATACGTCCGCGCGGGGATCGAGACACGCTCAGCCGGGGCGAGGAAGGGGATTTGCGCGATGAGGGCCGAGGCCCCGGCCCCGGCGACGATGGCTGCGTCCTCCGGCACAGTCCAGAAGGCCCGCGCCGCGCCAAGGAGGCGTTCCATGGCCCCGCTGTCGGGGAGGCTGGTCCATGCCTCGGGCGCGACGGTGACGGGGTAGGGCTCCGGATTGATGCCGGTGGAGAGATCGAGCCATGCTGCGCGACCGCCGCCGTAGCGCGCCCGCGCAGCATCGATACCTCCGCCGTGATCCCTGCCCGCCATGGGCGGACAGGGCCACAGGATCAGGCCGCTTTCAAGACCCCGCGTCCATGGGGCTGCCACCAGTCGATCTCGGGATTGATCGGGATGATCCGGTGAGGATTAATCGTCTCGTGGCTGTAGTGATAGTGGCGCACGATGTGCTCCATGTTTACGGTCTCCGCCACGCCGGGCCATTGGTAGAGCTCGCGCGCATAGGCCCAGAGGGCGGGGTAATCGATCAGCCGCCGCTTGTTGCACTTGAAATGCAGGTGGTAGACCGCGTCAAAGCGCACCAGCGTGGTAAATAGACGCCAGTCCGCTTCCGTGATCCGGTCGCCCATGAGGTAGCGATGGGCCGTGAGGCGCTCATCGAGCCAGTCCATCGTGTCAAAGAGCGGGTGCACGGCGGCGTCGTAGGCGTCCTGCGTGGTGGCGAAGCCCGATTTGTAGACCCCGTTGTTGAGCGTGTCGTAGATGCGCGCGTTCACCGGCTCGATCTCCTCGCGGAGGTCGGCGGGCCAGAAATCGAGCGTGTTCCCGGTGATCCCGTCGAAGGCGGAATTGAACATCCGGATGATCTCGGAGGATTCGTTGGAGACGATGGTGCCTGTCTCCTTGTCCCAGAGGATCGGCACGGTGACCCGGCCCGTCATGTCGGGCGCAGCGCGCTGGT includes these proteins:
- a CDS encoding aminotransferase class I/II-fold pyridoxal phosphate-dependent enzyme, which encodes MAGRDHGGGIDAARARYGGGRAAWLDLSTGINPEPYPVTVAPEAWTSLPDSGAMERLLGAARAFWTVPEDAAIVAGAGASALIAQIPFLAPAERVSIPARTYNEHAASFRYAGWEIGENAPAAVIVHPNNPDGALYPAPNAPFSVIDESFCDVTPEASHIAEAARPGRIVLKSFGKFWGLAGLRLGFAIGDPALIDALAARLGPWAVPGPALEIGARALEDEAWAAATRIRLAKDAARLDALLLGHGARAIGGTTLFRLYDVADAAAVHDALAQHHVLTRVFPYSRAWLRLGMPPSGRWEQLERALETAGGTAGGAIRAGTASRGSAVPSS
- a CDS encoding glutathione S-transferase family protein, with translation MGLLVDGQWVDKWYDTKSTNGAFKRSEAKFRNWITPDGAPGPSGTGGYKAEADRYHMYVSYACPWAHRALIFRKLKGLEGLISVDAVHPDMMGDGWTFETDDHGATGDSLFGYDFARQVYQRAAPDMTGRVTVPILWDKETGTIVSNESSEIIRMFNSAFDGITGNTLDFWPADLREEIEPVNARIYDTLNNGVYKSGFATTQDAYDAAVHPLFDTMDWLDERLTAHRYLMGDRITEADWRLFTTLVRFDAVYHLHFKCNKRRLIDYPALWAYARELYQWPGVAETVNMEHIVRHYHYSHETINPHRIIPINPEIDWWQPHGRGVLKAA